The window GTTGTCCGCGGTCGCCGCCTCCGGGATGCTCGCGGCACCCGGCAACCGCGGCCAGCTCTACCAGAACCTGCTGTTCTTCCTGGCCGGGGTACGGCTCAAGCCGTGGATCGACCGGTGGGCACAGACGGCAACCCTGCGCACCTTCGGTGTCTGCGTCGCCGCGTACCTGGTGACGGTGGCGGTGATGCGCGTGGCGGGCGCGCAACGCTGGCCGGGCGTCTGGCCGTTGATCAGCGGCCTGGCCGTGGCCGCCGGTGTCGCCGGCGCCACACAGCTGGTCCGGCTGCGGCGGCTGAGCAACGCCCTGGCCGGGCTGGGGCGCAACACCCTGCCGATCTACGTCATCCACATGCCGTTGCTGGCGATCATCGACGCCGTGCTGCGCGACGTGTTCTCCGGTGCCGGCCCGGCGGCGCAGCTCGTGCTCGCCGCGGTCCTGCCGGTGGCGTTGACCGCGTTGCTGGTACTGGTCTGTGTGCGGCTGCACCGGTGGGCGCCGGCCGTCGGCGGCGCCTGGCTGTTCACCCTGCCGCAGCGCAGGGTCCCGGTCGCCGTCCACGAGCAGCCGACCGTGGAGCTTCCGGTCCTGCGGCCGGGACAGGACACGCTGCCGACGATGCAACTGCCGATACTCAGGTCAGCTCACGACGCCACAGTAGATCTG of the Actinoplanes sichuanensis genome contains:
- a CDS encoding acyltransferase produces the protein MPRSIRPAVAGRRQWIDVAKGVCILLVVLWHVIMKHYLQVGWRLPVPLPGVWGTFGEQLLPLRMPVFFTISGMLAAGAVTRSWAQTRRSRITKFLYLYALWFAVHTAVLWNLPGFDTLAARSVADIAEQLTVTPTNLWYLMALAVYFTIARSTRALPAVVVLMPAFVLSAVAASGMLAAPGNRGQLYQNLLFFLAGVRLKPWIDRWAQTATLRTFGVCVAAYLVTVAVMRVAGAQRWPGVWPLISGLAVAAGVAGATQLVRLRRLSNALAGLGRNTLPIYVIHMPLLAIIDAVLRDVFSGAGPAAQLVLAAVLPVALTALLVLVCVRLHRWAPAVGGAWLFTLPQRRVPVAVHEQPTVELPVLRPGQDTLPTMQLPILRSAHDATVDLRAPGPRGSDDGGRY